In a genomic window of Ipomoea triloba cultivar NCNSP0323 chromosome 3, ASM357664v1:
- the LOC116013225 gene encoding uncharacterized protein LOC116013225 — MAPSGRRAEPRGTPTEELLAQNLQQLTQLTQTLGNALLNNQRGGPDVAKIIAGHRPPFFIGKEDPLVLEDWIRTFDKMFEAVECPEERRVEIATFYFQQEADNWWSMMGPMYQQQGEFQWTDLKARMRDHFYPEHVKSAKYEEFLHLRQGTTSVQDYYAKYLELARFAPALAPDEPSKARKFVNGLNFETQKAVCVFECQILGEAYNRAAKHYRVQQMQKEVREKGKRKFEGSSRGGEKNSKMSQGEVIRDYQRSGIPRPRRDFPTQSTGMTSRGWMKERHFYCKRCGKDHPGVDCIGMPVECFNCGKKGHRSFECQTSRREGSFRPSQSQEKTQQFGIQVKARNGVNMANSNIESTSKTPTSRSGPQQGRIFVMSKAQADVSDVVAGTFLLRDIPAYVLFDSGASHSFISSRFVEKLKLVPSSQVQFKVNLASGKVVTCSNVFENIPINIEGESFPCTLIQFGLDDFDIILGMDWLGKYRAKIFCSQQKVVLRNPKGKRVSYKGVASRPEVRLVSLAKMRKYVEKRCEVFLCMVEDLNVDKKGIEQIPVVREFPDIFLEEIPGFPPQREVEFTIDLVPGTTPISKTPYRMAPIELQELKEQLQDLVVEKDISKTAFRTRYDHYEFTVMPFGLTNAPAVFMDLMNRVFRPYLDEFVIVFIDDILVYSRNLKEHEDHLRIVLQTLRENQLYAKLSKCDFWKDSVAFLGHIVTKEGISVDPTKIQAVMNWPTPTTVTEVRSFLGLAGYYRRFVPNFSRIAQPITNLMRKTIVFRWEESCEKAFQELKEKLTTAPVLILPSGTEGFEIYSDASKKGLGCVLMQNGRVVAYASRQLKKHEVNYPTHDLELAAVVFALKIWRHYLYGVQCKIFTDHKSLKYIFTKKELNMRQRRWLEFIKDNDLVIQYHEGKANVVADALSRKTSHTLNTIWVLPDDLCKEFQRLNLEVREQGGTKAEIELYHMRIIPNMFEEKKKEQLKDQELNKVKTELVDGKK; from the exons ATGGCTCCGTCTGGAAGGAGAGCCGAACCTCGTGGAACTCCTACCGAGGAACTGCTAGCGCAGAATTTGCAGCAATTGACCCAATTGACTCAAACTTTGGGAAATGCGCTTCTCAATAATCAACGGGGAGGGCCAGATGTGGCTAAGATCATAGCTGGGCATCGTCCGCCATTCTTCATTGGTAAGGAAGATCCACTAGTGTTAGAAGATTGGATAAGGACTTTCGACAAAATGTTTGAGGCTGTAGAATGTCCTGAAGAAAGGAGGGTGGAGATAGCTACATTCTATTTCCAGCAAGAAGCTGACAACTGGTGGAGTATGATgggacccatgtatcaacaacaAGGAGAATTTCAATGGACTGACCTTAAAGCTCGAATGCGGGATCATTTTTATCCCGAGCATGTTAAGTCCGCTAAGTACGAGGAATTTCTACATCTACGTCAAGGGACGACATCTGTTCAGGACTACTATGCTAAGTATCTTGAGCTGGCACGATTTGCCCCTGCCTTAGCCCCGGATGAGCCAAGCAAGGCTAGGAAGTTTGTAAATGGATTAAATTTTGAGACTCAAAAAGCTGTTTGTGTGTTTGAGTGTCAGATTCTTGGAGAGGCTTATAACCGGGCTGCCAAACATTATCGAGTCCAGCAGATGCAGAAGGAGGTTCGTGAGAAGGGTAAGAGGAAATTTGAAGGTAGTAGCAGAGGGGGAGAGAAGAACTCTAAGATGAGTCAAGGAGAGGTTATTCGGGATTACCAAAGAAGTGGGATTCCCAGACCTAGGAGGGATTTCCCAACTCAAAGTACGGGGATGACTAGTAGAGGATGGATGAAGGAGAGGCATTTCTACTGTAAAAGATGTGGGAAGGATCATCCCGGTGTCGATTGTATAGGGATGCCGGTAGAGTGCTTCAATTGTGGGAAGAAGGGCCATCGCTCATTTGAATGTCAAACTAGCAGGAGGGAAGGGTCATTCCGTCCTAGCCAGAGTCAAGAAAAGACCCAACAATTTGGAATACAAGTGAAGGCTAGGAATGGAGTGAACATGGCAAATAGTAACATTGAGAGCACAAGCAAGACACCAACTAGCAGGAGTGGACCCCAGCAAGGGAGGATCTTTGTGATGAGTAAAGCTCAGGCGGATGTGAGCGATGTGGTGGCAGGTACTTTTCTACTTCGTGATATACCTGCTTATGTATTATTTGACTCTGGAGcatctcattcttttatatccTCAAGGTTTGTAGAGAAATTAAAGTTAGTACCTAGTTCCcaagtacaatttaaagtgaACCTTGCATCGGGGAAGGTGGTGACCTGTAGTAATGTTTTTGAGAATATACCTATAAATATAGAAGGGGAAAGTTTCCCTTGTACCTTAATACAGTTTGGGTTAGACGACTTTGATATAATATTAGGGATGGATTGGTTAGGAAAATATAGGGCTAAGATCTTTTGTAGTCAACAAAAAGTGGTACTGAGGAACCCAAAAGGAAAACGTGTGTCCTATAAGGGAGTTGCAAGTCGGCCCGAGGTGAGATTGGTATCTTTGGCCAAGATGAGAAAGTATGTGGAAAAAAGGTGTGAAGTATTCTTATGCATGGTGGAAGATTTGAATGTGGATAAGAAGGGAATTGAGCAAATCCCTGTCGTAAGGGAGTTTCCTGACATATTCCTCGAAGAGATTCCAGGCTTCCCTCCACAACGGGAAGTAGAGttcaccattgatctagtaCCGGGCACTACTCCTATTTCAAAGACCCCATACCGAATGGCCCCAATAGAATTACAAGAATTGAAGGAGCAGCTTCAAGACTT AGTGGTTGAGAAAGATATATCTAAGACAGCCTTTCGGACAAGGTACGACCACTATGAATTTACGGTGATGCCGTTTGGGTTAACAAACGCACCAGCAGTATTCATGGATCTCATGAATAGGGTGTTTAGACCTTACTTGGATGAGtttgtcattgtattcatcgatgacattttagtctactCCCGGAATCTGAAAGAACATGAGGATCATCTTCGGATCGTGTTgcaaacactaagggaaaatcaattatatgccAAGTTGTCTAAGTGCGATTTTTGGAAGGATAGTGTGGCATTTTTAGGCCATATCGTGACTAAGGAAGGAATCTCGGTGGATCCAACCAAAATTCAAGCTGTGATGAATTGGCCTACTCCTACGACAGTTACTGAGGTCCGAAGTTTTCTGGGATTAGCAGGGTATTATCGAAGGTTTGTGCCAAATTTTTCTCGAATAGCCCAACCTATCACAAATCTCATGAGGAAGACTATTGTATTCCGTTGGGAAGAAAGTTGTGAGAAAGCTTTCCAGGAGTTAAAGGAAAAGTTAACCACTGCTCCTGTATTGATTCTACCATCAGGAACTGAGggatttgaaatatatagtgaTGCATCAAAGAAAGGTCTTGGGTGTGTACTAATGCAAAATGGGAGAGTGGTGGCATACGCATCAAGACAACTAAAGAAACATGAGGTGAATTATCCCACCCATGACTTGGAATTAGCGGCAGTTGTGTTTGCTTTAAAGATTTGGAGgcattatctttatggagtgCAGTGTAAGATCTTCACGGACCATAAGAGCTTAAAGTATATCTTtactaaaaaagaattaaacatGAGGCAGAGGAGGTGGTTGGAATTCATTAAGGACAATGACTTGGTAATCCAGTATCATGAAGGAAAGGCAAATGTagtagcagatgctttgagtAGGAAGACGAGTCATACTCTTAATACTATTTGGGTACTACCAGATGACTTATGCAAGGAATTTCAAAGACTAAATTTGGAGGTAAGAGAGCAAGGTGGGACCAAAGCTGAAATTGAGTTATACCACATGAGAATTATTCCCAACATgtttgaagaaaaaaagaaagaacaactTAAGGATCAAGAGTTGAACAAAGTAAAGACTGAATTGGTTGATGGAAAGAAATGA